CTTCATCCTTCGAGACGCGCGTTCCGCGCTCCTCAGGATGAGGGACTGGCACTACAGGCTTGGCGTGAGTGCAACAAAAAAGCGCGGAGCCAAGCCCCGCGCTTTTTGTCGATCCGCCTATTGCGAAGATTACTCGTTGACTGCAGTCGCGCGGTCCTGCTTCTCGACGATGCGGGCCGACTTGCCGCGGAGATTGCGCAGGTAATAGAGCTTGGCGCGACGCACCTTGCCGCGACGCACCACCTTGATCGAGTCGATCATCGGGGAGAGCAGCGGGAACACGCGCTCGACGCCCTCGCCGTAGGAGATCTTGCGCACGGTGAAGCTCTCGTTGAGGCCACCACCGGAACGGCCGATGCAGACGCCTTCATAGGCCTGCACGCGGGTGCGGTCGCCTTCGACGACCTTCACGTTGACGATCACGGTGTCGCCGGGGGCGAATTCCGGAATCTCCTTACCGGCGGAGAGCTTGTCGAATTGCTCTTTTTCGAGCTGCTTGATCAGGTTCATGGGTAATTCTCCATCGGCGCGCCCAGCCGAATAAAGAGGGGGCTGCGCGAAATTCGTCTATCCAGCCATTGCGGATTTGGCCGCTCCTATAAGGCAAGCGGGAGCGTTTGTCACCCGTCTGTCGTGTTTTTTGGCGTTTTTTGGCCGGAGGCCCGATTCGCCGCTTTTTCCCACAGATCCGGCCGCCGGGCGGCCGTCAGGGCCTCGGATTCGGCCCGCCGCCAGGCCGCGACTTTGGCGTGATCGCCGGAGGTCAGGATTTGGGGGATCGGAACTCCCTCAAACAGTTGCGGACGGGTGTACTGGGGATACTCCAAAAGGCCGTCCGAGAAGCTTTCATCGGTTCCCGAGGCCTCCTTGCCCATCACCCCCGGCAGCAGCCGGACGCAGGCGTCGATCAGCGCCAGCGCGGCGATTTCCCCGCCTGAGAGCACGTAATCGCCGATCGAGACCTCCTCGAGGCCCCGTCCGTCGATCACCCGCTGGTCGATCCCCTCGAACCGGCCACAGACGATCAGGGGGCCCGGGCGCTGTGCCAGCTCGACGACGCGGGCCTGGGTCAGTGGCCGACCGCGGGGGCTCATCAGCAGCTTTGGCCGCTCCGGGCCGATTTCGGCGGCATCGATGGCCGCGGCCAGGACATCCGCCCGCAGCACCATGCCCGGCCCGCCCCCGGCCGGCGTGTCGTCGACGCTGCGGTGACGATCGGTCGCGGACGCGCGGATGTCCCGCGCCTCGAGCTCCCAGAGGCCCGTGGCCAGCGCCCGGCCGGCGAGGCTCACGCCGAGCGGCCCCGGAAACATCTCCGGAAACAGCGTCAGCACCGTCGCGCGCCAGGGTGAGGAGGAGGTTGTCATTGCTTTCCAATTTTCGTTGTCACGGACAAGCGACTTGCCCGCCGTAGCTCGAAGAGCGAAGGCGGAAGCGCGAGCCCGGGACCCATAACCACCGCAGTTAGTTTTGCGATGGCTGGCCGCCAGCTTAGCCAAAAACCACGGCCTGTGGTTATGGGTCCCGGCCTTCGTCGGGACGACTCGTGGAGGAGTCCTTGTCCCGCTCTTCGCCGTCGATCTCCTGCGGCAGCGCGATCACCACGCGGCCGCCTGCAAGATCGACTTCCGGCACCACCGCGTTGGAGAACGGCAGCAGCAGCGTCGTGCCTTTCGGCGGGGCGATCTCGATGATGTCTCCGGCGCCGAAATTATGGATCGCGACGACGCGGCCGAGCGCATCCCCGGCCGTGGTGACGGCGGCGAGCCCGATCAGATCGGTGTGGTAATATTCGTCCTCGTCGGTCGCGGGCAGTTTTTCGCGCGCGACGTAGAGCTCGATGCCGTTGAGCCGTTCGGCCTCATCGCGGGTCGTGACGCCCTTGAACGTCGCGACCAGATGATCCTTGGCCTCGCGCGCCTGCGCAACCTCGAACTGGCGCTTGCCGTCCTTGGTGACAAGCGGACCATAGCGCCGCACGGCAAAGGGATCTTCGGTGAAGGTCCACAATTTGACCGCGCCGCGCACACCATGCGCGGCGCCGATCCGCGCGACGCAGATGAGCTGAGACATCAGGTGGCCTCACCCTTCGAGACGCACGCTTGCGCGCGCTCCTCAGGATGAGGAGAAAGACCCTCATGCTGAGGAGCACGGCGAAAGCCGTGCGTCTCGAAGCATGAAGGCCCGGCCATCGAAGCGGCTTACGCCTTCGCGGCGGCTTCGGCCTGCGCCTTGCGCTCCTTGCGCGGCACGGCCTTCTGCGGGTTGCTGCGCGCTTCGCGCTTCTTGACGCCGGCGGCGTCCAGGAAACGCATCACGCGGTCCGACGGCTGCGCGCCCTTGGCGAGCCAGGCCTTCACCTTGTCCATGTCGAGCTTCAGCCGGGTCTCGTTGTCCTTCGGCAGCAGCGGGTTGAAATGGCCGAGGCGCTCGATGAAGCGGCCATCGCGCGGGAAGCGCGAGTCGGCGACGACGACGTGATAGACGGGGCGCTTCTTGGTGCCCGCGCGCGCGAGGCGGATAACGACTGACATTCTGGTCTCCTGAGTAGCTGTTAATTCAAAGGTTGGTTTGGTTCGTCATTGCGAGTTGCTTCGCGATGACGGGTGAACTCACTTCTTCTTCCCCAGTCCGGGGAAGCCGCCGAGCCCGGGCAGGGTCGGCTTGTTGCTGAGGCCCGTGAGCCCCGGCACATTCGGTAGGCCTTGGCGCAGGCCCGCGGGCAGGTCCTTCGGCAGGTTGGGCAGGCCCTGTCCGCCGCCCGCGCCTTGCATCTTCTCCTGCAACGCCTTCATCTCTTCGGGCGAAGGCATCTTCATGCCGCCGCCAAAGCCCATGGCCTGCGCGATACCGGCGAGCGGGCCGCGCTTGCCCGAGCCCATGGCCTTCATCACGTCGGCCATGTTCCGGTGCATCTTGAGCAGCTTGTTGACGTGCTCGACGCTCTGGCCGCTTCCGGCTGCGATGCGCTTCTTGCGGCTCGCCTTGAGCAGGTCGGGGTGCCGACGCTCCTCGCGCGTCATCGAATCGATGATCGCGACCTGGCGCTTCAGAATCTTGTCGTCGATCCCTGCGGCGGCGATCTGGTTCTTCATCTTGGAGATGCCGGGCATCATGCCCATCAGCCCGCTGATGCCGCCCATATTCGCCATCTGCGAGAGCTGCTCGCGCATGTCGTTGAGGTCGAACTGGCCCTTGCGCATCCGCTCGGCGGTGCGCGCGGCCTTCTCGGCGTCGATGTTGGCGGCGGCCCGCTCGACCAGCGACACCACGTCGCCCATGCCGAGGATGCGGCCTGCGATACGGTCGGGGTGGAAGTCTTCCAGCGCGTCGGTCTTTTCGCCGGTGCCGATCAGCTTGATCGGCTTGCCGGTGACCGCGCGCATCGACAGTGCAGCGCCGCCGCGGCCGTCGCCATCCACTCTTGTCAGCACGATACCGGTGAGGCCGACGCGCTGATCGAACGAGCGCGCGAGGTTCACCGCGTCCTGGCCGGTGAGGCTATCCGCGACCAGCAGCACCTCGTGCGGATTTGCGGCGGCTTTGATCGCGGCGGCCTCCGCCATCATCTCTTCGTCGAGCGTGGTACGGCCGGCGGTGTCGAGCAGCACGATGTCGTAGCCGCCGAGCTTGCCGGCTTCCAGCGCGCGCTTCGCAATCTGCGGCGGCTGCTGGCCCGCGACGATCGGCAGCGTCGGAATGTCGAGGTCACGGCCGAGCACGGCGAGCTGCTCCATCGCCGCCGGACGGTAGACGTCGAGGGAAGCCATCAGCACCTTGCGCTTGTCGCGCTGGACGAGGCGGCGGGCGAGCTTTGCGGTGGTCGTCGTCTTACCGGAGCCCTGCAGGCCGACCATCATGATCGGCACCGGCGGCACGGAATTCACGTCGATGGTCTGGCCTTCGGCGCCGAGCGTGTTGATCAGCTCGTCATGGACGATCTTGACGACCATCTGGCCGGGCGTCACCGACTTCACGACGGTGGCGCCGATCGCCTGCTCGCGGACGCGCTCGGTGAAGCTGCGCACCACTTCGAGCGCAACGTCGGCTTCCAGCAGCGCGCGGCGCACCTCGCGCATCGCGGCGTCGACGTCCTTTTCGGTCAGCGCCCCGCGCCCCGTCAGACGATCGAGGATGCCGCCAAGCCTTTCCGACAGATTGTCGAACAATGGAGTCGTCCTTTGTCCTGCTCGCGAAAAATACGATCTTCCAAACACCTTTGCGCCCGAGGGCGCATCGCGCTGTCGGGCGTTGACCTCCGGCCTCCAGGGCCAGTCGGCGGGTCGAAAAGAAAGCCTTTCCGAGAAGTGGTGCGGCCTTAAACCCCCGCAAGGCACAAAAGTCAAGGAAACAAGCCGGAATGCGGCATCTTGAAGGGGTCGGTTCGGCTGCTTATTCCATGCCGGAACCCAATTTTGGGGCCAATCGGGCCGTGAAATGACCTCCCGTCGCATCAAGACCTATTCCGGCCCGCCATCCGATCATTTCGACGGCGAAAAGTTCTTCGACCCCGACGGGGTGCCGCCGAAATCGCTCCGCGAGGTCCTGCGCTGGCAGTTCGGCGGCAAGCGCGACCGCTCGATCTGGCCGAAATGGGTTCCGAGCCCCTATGCCGATTATCCGCCGGTGGAGGTTAATGGCGGCAAGGTCAGGCTGTCCTTCGTCGGGCACGCGAGCTGGCTGATCCAGACCGGCGGTCTCAACATCCTCGTCGATCCCGTCTGGTCGATGCGGGTCTCGCCGGTGGGCTGGGCCGGGCCGAAGCGCCACAACGACCCCGGCATCGCCTTCGACAAGCTGCCGAAGATCGACGTCGTGCTGGTCTCGCACGGTCACTACGATCACCTCGATATCGCGACGCTGTCGCGGCTCGCCAAGAATTTTGCCCCACGCGTGATCACGCCGCTCGGCAATGATCTCACCATGCGTGAGCGCGACGGCGCGATCCGCGCCGAGGCGTTCGACTGGCACGACCGCGTCGAGCTCGGCGGCGGCGTTGCCGTGCATCTCGTGCCGACACGGCACTGGTCGGCGCGCAGCCTGTTCGACCGCAACAGGGCGCTGTGGGCGAGCTTCGTGCTGGAGACGCCGGCGGGGAAAATCTACGTCGTCTGCGATTCCGGCTATGGCGAGGGCATGCATTTCCGCCGCGTCGGCCAAGCGCATGGTCCCTTGCGCCTCGCGATCCTGCCGATCGGCGCCTACGAGCCGCGCTGGTTCATGCGCGAGCAGCACATGAACCCGGAAGACGCGGTCAAGGCGCTGATCGATTGCGGCGCGCAGGCCGCGCTGGCGCATCACCACGGCACGTTCCAGCTCACCGATGAGGCCATCGACGCACCGGCAAAGGCGCTGCTCGAAGCCCTGGATGCAGCGAACATTCCGCACGAGCGGTTCGTGGCGCTGAAGCCGGGGCAGGTGGTGGAGATTTAGCTCTCCACACACACACCACTCGTGCCCCGGACGCAGCGCAGCGTCTCTTCGACGGTGCGCTGCAGAGCCGGGGCCCATGTCGCGGCATTGTACCGTGCACCATTCTGGGTCCCGGCTCTGCGGAGCAGCGTTGCACGCTGCTCCGCGTCCGGGACACGAGACTTACTGCTCCTTGGCCTTGATCGCCCAGCTCACATTCACCGTCACCGACAGCGTCTCCTCGCCGGGAGCCACCTGCGCCGGAGCTGCGGCCATAGGCGCTGCGGCGATGCGGCTCTTGAACAGCGGCATCGGGCCGCCGCCTTCGGAGATGCTGAGCGGGGCGCCGAGCGTGACGCCGGCGGCCTTGGCGTAGATCTCGGCCTTGCGGCGGGCATCCGCAAGCGCCTGCTCGCGGGCGCCGTCGAGCAGTTTCGAGGCTTGCGTGACCTCGAAGGAAATGTTGCCGATATCGTTGGCGCCGGCGCCGACTAGCGTGTCGATGATGCCGGCGACCTTGGTCACGTCGCGGGTCTTGACGGTGACGCGATTGCTGGCGCGGAAGCCGACCACGGGCGAAGCGCCGCTGGAGCGGTTCGGCGCATATTGCGGCTGCAGCGACAGCCGCGAGGTCTGATAGTCCTTCTCGTCGATGCCTGCGCTCTTCAGGGCCAGCAGCACCTTGCCCATTGCCGCGTTGTTGGCGTCCGAGGCCTCCTTCGCTGTCTTCGCATCATTTGCGACGCCGGCATCGATCTGCGCAAGGTCAGGCGCCGCCGACACGGACGCCTCCCCGCTCACCGAGACCGCCGACGGAAAATCGTCGGCAAGCGCAGGCGTTGCGCCAAGCGCGGCGGCGAAAATGGCGGCGATGATCGCGTTGCTCTTCATCACGCTCACTTCAGCGGCACATAGACGTTGATCACGAGCTTGTCCTCCGCCGTCTTCAGGGGATCGGTGAGGTACTCCTCGATGAAAGTGTCCTTGGCTTCCAGCTTCTTGTCGTCGAGGTGATTGGTGATCGCCTCATAGGTGTTGTCCATGTTGTCGTAGGAGCCGCGATGGACGAACTTCAGCGCCTTGCCCTCCGGCGACTTGCCGACGCTCATGTCCTTCGCCAGGTTTTTGGGATCCTGATCGATCGGGATCTCGGCGAGGAAGGTGAAGCCGGTGTCGTCGGTCGAGGTGTAGACGATCATCGGATTGCCCGCGGGCTTGATGCCCTGCTTGTCCAGAAGCGCGTTCAGCGCCTTGAACGAATCGATCAGCGTGTCGAAGGCGGAATCCCAGTTGGCGCTGCCCTTGGCCATCACGACCTTCTTCGGTTCCAGCGTCGTCTCGAGCCCGAAGGGGTCGGCGGTCTGCACCGGGGCGGAGGTGGCGGGCGGGGTCGTGGCTGCCGCGGGCGGCGCCGTCGGGCTGGGCGAGGGTGAGGCGCTGGCCGCCGGAGCCGGCGACGTGGCAGGTGAGGGCGATGCGCTTGCGGCCGGGGAGGGCGAGGCCGCTGGTGCCGGCGAGGGGCTTGCGGAGGCTGCCGGTGCCGGGGTCGGTGATTGTGCGAACGCGCCGGAGAGGCAGAGGGTAATGGCCGCTGCCGGGATCACCGCGGCCAGAAAAGGACGGAAAAAGCTCGTCATTACGTGTCTCCCCAAGGCAAGTAAGGCCCTGCCCGCATTCTTGCACCACGTGCGCGTCCCGGTTCGCGCGAACGCGCCTATCTAACACGCATGCGCCAAATTCGTCCCATGACAGATGCGTCATAGGGCACACGCGGCAAATGACTGGCCAACCGTCCCATGATCGCCATATAAGGCAGGCGAAATTCAGGACATTTCATGAGCGCGCTCGCCAATCACGCATTTGCCAAGATGAACGGCATCGGCAACGAGATCGTCGTTGTCGACATGCGGGATTCGGCTGCCCCGGTCACGTCGGACGACGCGCGTGCGGTCGCCTCCGCGAAGGGCGTGCCCTACGACCAGCTCATGGTGCTCCAGAAGCCGCGGCTCGACGGCACCGAGGCCTTCATCCGCATCTACAACAATGACGGCTCGGAGGCCGGCGCCTGCGGTAACGGCATGCGCTGCGTGGTGCGGCGGGTCTTCGAGAAGACCGGGCAGACCACCGCGACGTTCGAGACTCCCGCGGGGCTTCTGAACTGCTGGCAGGGGCCGGCCCCCGATCTCTATACCGTCGACATGGGCACGCCGAAGTTTGGCTGGCAGGACATTCCGCTCGCGGAGGAGTTTCGCGACACCCGTTACATCGAGCTGCAGATCGGGCCGATCGACAAGCCGATCCTGCACTCGCCCTCAGCGGTGAGCATGGGCAATCCGCACGCGATCTTCTGGGTCGACGACGTCGACGCCTATGACCTCGGGCGTTTTGGTCCGCTCTTGGAAAACCATCCGATCTTCCCCGAGCGCGCCAACATCACGCTCGCGCACATCGTCGATCGCGATCACATCACGATCCGCACCTGGGAGCGCGGTGCGGGCCTCACCAGGGCCTGCGGCTCGGCGGCTTGCGCGACGGCGGTGGCGGCGGCGCGTTTGAAGCGCGCCAACCGCAGCGTGGAGATCACGCTGCCCGGCGGCAAGCTCGGCATCGAATGGCGCGAGCGCGACGATCACGTGCTGATGACGGGTACGGCGACCTTCGAATATGAGGGCAATTTCGATCCGGCGCTGTTCGCCTCGGTCGCCTGATGGGCGTCGAGGTCCTGACCTTCGGCTGCCGCCTCAACGCCTTCGAGGCTGAGGTGATCCGCCGCGAGGTGGAAGGCGCAGGACTCTCAAACACCATCGTCATCAATAGCTGCGCGGTCACCAACGAGGCGGTGGCGCAGGCGCGGCAGTCGATCCGCAAATTGAAGCGCGAGCGGCCCGGCTCGCGCATCGTCGTCACCGGCTGTGCGGCGCAGACGCAAAGCGAGATGTTCGCTGATATGGCCGAGGTCGATCGCGTCGTCGGCAATGACGACAAGATGCACGCCAGGGCCTGGCGCGAAGCGCGCGCCGCGTTCGATGTCGGCAGCAGCGACAAGATCGCGGTCAGCGACATCATGGCGGTCAAGGCGATGGCGCCGCATCTGATCGACGGCTTTGCGAGCGGCCTGCCGCGGGTGTTCGTGCAGGTGCAGAACGGCTGCGACCATCGCTGCACCTTCTGCATCATCCCGTTCGGCCGCGGCAATTCGCGCTCGGTGCCGATGGGGGCGGTGGTCGAACAGGTCCGTGCACTGGTGGAACGCGGCCATGCCGAGATCGTGCTGACCGGCGTCGACCTCACCAGCTACGGCGCAGACCTGCCGGGCGCGCCAAAACTCGGCATGCTGGCGAAGCAGATCCTGCGGCATGTGCCGGAGCTGAAGCGGCTGCGCATTTCCTCGATCGATTCGATCGAGGCAGATAGCGATCTGCTCGATGCCGTCGCAGATGATGCGCGGCTGATGCCGCATCTGCATCTGTCGCTGCAATCCGGCGACGACATGATCTTGAAGCGGATGAAGCGGCGGCATTCGCGCTCGGATGCGATTGCATTCTGCGAGCAGGTCCGCCGCCTGCGGCCCGACATTGCGCTCGGCGCCGACATCATCGCGGGCTTTCCGACCGAGACGGAAGAGATGTTCGCGCGCTCGCGCGACCTCGTTGAGGAATGCGGTCTCACCTTCCTCCACGTCTTCCCTTATTCCCCGCGCCCCGGCACCCCGGCCGCGCGGATGCCGCAGGTCGCAGGCGCGGTCATCAAGGATCGCGCGCGCCACCTGCGCGCGGCCGGCGAAGCGGCATTGCAGCGCCGCCTACAGGCTGAAGTCGGCGCGACCCGCGACGTGCTGATCGAAAGCGACAGCCAGGGGCGCACGGAGCATTATCTGCCGGTCGTGATTGCGGGGGCGCGGGTGGGGCATGTGGTGCCGCTCAAGATCGGCGGCAGTGATGGCGAGCGGCTGACCACATAATCCGGTCATCGTGCGTTGCGTCGCGCGGCATCCCCAACGTCGTCCCGGCGAAGGCCGGGACCCATACCGCGTGATCTATCGATAGAGCCCGGTAACAGTACCGTGGGAAGACTTCCTAACTACAGGTCTTCGCAAAACTACTTCTTGGGGTTATGGGTCCCGGCCTGCGCCGGGACGACACCGAGGATGTGGGACGCAGCGCGCTCCAAAATGCGCGACTTACGACGCCCGCACCTGCCAGAATCGCAGCGTACGTCGTGCGTTTTCCGGTGTCATTCTCGCGAAATGGCCCTTCGCCTTGGCGAGGTCCGCGGGCTTCATCGTGCCAGTTGCGTAGCGGCTTTCGAGAACGGCGGCCGTCGTTTCCCAGCTCAGCAGTGCCGCGCGGCACGGCACGAGCAGGCCGTCATCGCGCAAGCTCTGCATCAAGGGACGAATGACCTCGTAACTCGATTCGGATAGAGCCGCCAGCGCCGCGACGGTCTCTTCATATCGACGCTGTTTGGCAAAGCCATACAGCGTCGTTTCGTTGAGCTGACCGGCTTTCTTGAGATTTGCGACGGCTCGCTTCGCACCTTCAAAATCGCGGATCCCCGACATCTCGCGATCGACGCCGGTGGCGACCGCCGCGATGGCGTTCTGGATCTCCTCGAACAGATGCGCCGGGGCGCGCGACAACAGGCGCGTGCGAACCGCGTCGGTCGCCGAGCGCAGCAATTGACGGCGCAGGTCCGACGGCAGATCGACGCGTACGCCGACGCTCACGGTCAGTTCGGGATCCTGTTCGGCCTGTCCGACGATGACGGCAAAGCCATTTGCCGAAAACCGCGCGCCCGGATTGGCGGCAAGGCGCCGGCTGACGCTCGGATAGCTGCGCGCCAGAAGCGCGTCGGTGACGATTTCCTTCAGCCACCAGCGGCCGGCGACCGCGAGCAGGTGCTGCTCGCCCTTGCTGGCCGCGATGTTGAGCAATTCGGCCTCATCGAGGCGCGCCGATTCCTGAAGCACGGGGCCGGCGATCCTGATCTCGTCATTGCCGGCAAGACGGCGGATCACGGACGGCGGCGCCTGGGCGATCGGCGCGAGCTGCGTGCTGATCTCGGCGAGCGCGACCCGCGCGCCCATGTCGGCGATCGAGCGCAGCTCGATGGTCTTGATCAGCCGCTCGAGCACGTCGTCGAACAGCGTGATCTGCTCGTCATTGAAGCTGCCGGCGGAGGACAGGAACAGGTCGGTGACGCGCCGCGCCGTTTCCAGGCGCTTCTCGTCCGAGCCGGCGCGAATCGCCCCCTCGACTTCGTCGATGATCGATGGCTGGGCCTGCGGCATGAAGCGTTGCTCGTCCTGAGCCGGTTCGAAGAAGCTTGTTCTAAGCAACCGGTATCATTAGAGGCGAGCACTGAAGGTTTCGTAAACCATGGTCCGGGATCAGGTTCGATTGCCGCCACGAACGCGGTGGGCTCCCTCTCCCGCTTGCGGGAGAGGGCTGGGGAGAGGGTGTCTCCGCAACCGAGAACCTCCAAGAGGAGAAAGCCCTCACCCGCGCCTTCGGCGCGACCTCTCCCGCAAGCGGGAGAGGTGAACGACGGCGGCACCTATTCCCCGTTCCAGCCGCAGGTCCTGAGCCGCTCCTGCATGTGCGGCGGCGCTGGGGCGACCACGCGCACCGGCTCCTTGTTGCGGGAGACCGGCACCACGATTTCGCGCGAATGCAGATGCAGCCGCGGCTCGCCGAAGCGCGGGCCATTGCCGTAGATGTTGTCGCCAACGATCGGCCAGCCCTGCGCCGCGCAATGCACCCGCAATTGATGGGTGCGGCCGGTAATCGGTTCCATGGCGAGCCAGCTCAGGCCGTCAGCCCGCCCCATCACCTTCCAGTTGGTGATCGCCTTCTGGCCTTCCGGGTCCGGCTTCTGCCACCAGCCGCGCTCGGCATTGAGGCGACCGAGGGCTAAGTCGATCGTGCCTTCGTCCTCGGCCGGGCCGCCTTCGACGAGGGCCCAATAGGTCTTGCCGATCTTGCCGTGCTTGAACAACAGGCCGAGCGAGGCGGTCGCCTTGCGATGGCGCCCAAGCACGAGGCAGCCGGAGGTGTCCTTGTCCAGCCGGTGGGCAAGCACCGGGGGCCGCGGCAGGCCGAAGCGCAGCGCGTCGAAGGATGCTTCCAGGTTCGCCCCGCCCTTGGGGCCGCGATGGACGGGAAGGCCCGCCGGCTTGTCGATCACCAGCATCAGCCCGTCGCGGTGAAGCACGCGCGCTATGATTTCATCCGCGGTCAACTCGGGAACATCGAGCAATATCAGGACTTTCGTTGGAGACTTTCGTTTAGGAGCCGGAACGGCTAACACGCCACCATGAACGATACCACTGACACCCCCAAACTGAGCTGGTGGCGACGCCTGTCCAACGGGCTGAAGCGCACGTCGGCCTCGCTCGGGACCGCGGTCGCCGACCTCGTCACCAAGCGCAAGCTCGACCGCGCCATGCTCGACGACATCGAGGACGTGCTGCTGCGCGCCGACCTCGGCACCGAGGTTTCGGTGCGGATCGCGGACGCGGTCGGTACAGGACGTTACGACAAGGCGATCTCGGCGGATGAGGTGAAGGACGTCGTCGCCACCGAGGTCGAGAAGGTGCTGGTCCCGGTCGCCAAGGCGCTCGAGATCGATGCGGCGAAAAAGCCCTTCGTCATCCTCGTCGTCGGCGTCAACGGCTCCGGCAAGACCACGACCATCGGCAAGCTGTCGGCGAAATTCGCGTCCGAAGGCCGCAAGGTGATGCTGGCGGCCGGCGACACGTTTCGTGCCGCCGCAATCGAGCAACTCAAGGTCTGGGGCGAGCGCACCAGGACGCCGGTGATTGCCGGCGCGCAGGGCTCGGATTCGGCAAGCCTCGCCTTCAATGCGCTGACGACGGCCAAGGAGCAGGCGATCGACGTGCTGCTGGTCGACACGGCCGGGCGGTTGCAGAACAAAGCCGAGCTGATGAACGAGCTCGAAAAAGTCGTGCGTGTGATCCGCAAGGTGGATAGCTCGGCGCCGCATGCGGTGCTCTTGGTGCTGGACGCCACGGTCGGCCAGAACGCGCTGTCGCAGGTCGAGGCGTTCCACCGCACGGCCGGTGTTACGGGCCTCGTGATGACGAAACTCGACGGCACCGCGCGCGGCGGCATTCTGGTGGCG
This region of Bradyrhizobium sp. CCGUVB1N3 genomic DNA includes:
- a CDS encoding RluA family pseudouridine synthase, whose amino-acid sequence is MLDVPELTADEIIARVLHRDGLMLVIDKPAGLPVHRGPKGGANLEASFDALRFGLPRPPVLAHRLDKDTSGCLVLGRHRKATASLGLLFKHGKIGKTYWALVEGGPAEDEGTIDLALGRLNAERGWWQKPDPEGQKAITNWKVMGRADGLSWLAMEPITGRTHQLRVHCAAQGWPIVGDNIYGNGPRFGEPRLHLHSREIVVPVSRNKEPVRVVAPAPPHMQERLRTCGWNGE
- a CDS encoding DUF2336 domain-containing protein, whose protein sequence is MPQAQPSIIDEVEGAIRAGSDEKRLETARRVTDLFLSSAGSFNDEQITLFDDVLERLIKTIELRSIADMGARVALAEISTQLAPIAQAPPSVIRRLAGNDEIRIAGPVLQESARLDEAELLNIAASKGEQHLLAVAGRWWLKEIVTDALLARSYPSVSRRLAANPGARFSANGFAVIVGQAEQDPELTVSVGVRVDLPSDLRRQLLRSATDAVRTRLLSRAPAHLFEEIQNAIAAVATGVDREMSGIRDFEGAKRAVANLKKAGQLNETTLYGFAKQRRYEETVAALAALSESSYEVIRPLMQSLRDDGLLVPCRAALLSWETTAAVLESRYATGTMKPADLAKAKGHFARMTPENARRTLRFWQVRAS
- the ftsY gene encoding signal recognition particle-docking protein FtsY, with the protein product MNDTTDTPKLSWWRRLSNGLKRTSASLGTAVADLVTKRKLDRAMLDDIEDVLLRADLGTEVSVRIADAVGTGRYDKAISADEVKDVVATEVEKVLVPVAKALEIDAAKKPFVILVVGVNGSGKTTTIGKLSAKFASEGRKVMLAAGDTFRAAAIEQLKVWGERTRTPVIAGAQGSDSASLAFNALTTAKEQAIDVLLVDTAGRLQNKAELMNELEKVVRVIRKVDSSAPHAVLLVLDATVGQNALSQVEAFHRTAGVTGLVMTKLDGTARGGILVALAEKFKLPVHFIGVGEGVDDLAPFTARDFARAIAGIES